One Deinococcus betulae DNA segment encodes these proteins:
- a CDS encoding Mu transposase C-terminal domain-containing protein gives MTQAALRQAVIYLDSLPAGAPLEPYLMSLTAQIGCSTRTLRRHLHHYRAAGRTFPEWRRTGTRHQLSSEVETLIQDTLLRAYFRPEHPDLNEVVLDIQAECHAQGWSRPSYDTVRSRMLALRTPALIARRDKREETKRLLATPGIAERGQHPFDLVAMDHSPLDVHLVHPVTRLSMGRATLTLVICTCSRLILGFLVSFQKPSIMSVALALSHAVLPKEAWLRARGFDPFVWPVAGLPQAIQVDNAREFHSAAFETACARWNIQIHYRRKGRPRDGSLMENVLGTMNRAQHSLPGTTFSNPRERQRYPSEDRAVMSLIEFEVWLTHKVISYNHRCGRSEGWAPAQRHALGDFTSRPVHDPATFTLDFLPQEERVVTETGIELFTDQYWTEELKLFAGQRVLVKYDPLNLGHIWVYDSVRRGYLEVPYRDATKAPKSYWTYLAERRERTRQRDEVQLTRVLSHHRQAKEVVKAASQHTRRAKRQQGHVRSFDLVSHAQGAPAPTPQAELNWPSAETPLEPWPIS, from the coding sequence GTGACTCAAGCTGCCTTGCGACAAGCCGTGATCTATCTCGACAGCCTTCCCGCTGGCGCGCCTCTTGAGCCATACCTGATGAGTTTGACCGCACAGATCGGATGCTCGACTCGTACTCTTCGGCGACATCTTCACCACTACCGTGCGGCCGGCCGCACCTTCCCTGAATGGCGGCGCACGGGCACCCGACACCAGTTGTCATCCGAAGTGGAAACCCTGATTCAGGACACTTTGCTCAGGGCTTATTTTCGTCCTGAACACCCCGATCTCAACGAAGTGGTGCTGGACATTCAAGCGGAATGTCACGCGCAAGGCTGGTCACGTCCGTCGTATGACACAGTCCGGTCCCGGATGCTGGCCCTCCGGACACCAGCACTCATTGCACGGCGTGACAAACGCGAGGAAACCAAACGACTGTTGGCCACGCCAGGGATTGCCGAACGAGGTCAGCATCCCTTTGACCTGGTGGCCATGGATCATTCACCCCTAGATGTCCACCTTGTGCATCCGGTGACGCGCCTGTCCATGGGGAGAGCCACTTTGACCCTTGTGATTTGCACCTGCTCCCGGCTGATCCTAGGCTTTCTGGTCTCTTTTCAGAAGCCCAGCATCATGTCGGTGGCACTCGCCCTCTCACACGCGGTCCTGCCGAAGGAAGCGTGGCTCCGCGCCCGGGGGTTCGATCCTTTCGTCTGGCCCGTGGCTGGTCTGCCTCAGGCGATTCAGGTGGACAACGCCCGGGAATTTCACAGCGCCGCGTTTGAAACAGCCTGTGCCCGCTGGAATATTCAGATCCATTACCGCCGCAAGGGTCGACCCCGTGACGGCAGTTTGATGGAAAACGTGCTGGGGACGATGAACCGGGCCCAGCATAGCTTGCCAGGAACAACGTTCAGCAATCCTAGAGAACGGCAGCGCTACCCCTCAGAGGACAGGGCCGTGATGAGTCTTATAGAGTTTGAAGTGTGGCTGACACACAAGGTGATCAGTTACAACCACCGTTGTGGCCGGTCTGAAGGCTGGGCTCCTGCCCAGCGGCATGCGCTCGGGGACTTCACCTCTCGACCGGTCCACGACCCCGCAACCTTTACGCTGGATTTCCTACCGCAGGAAGAGCGGGTCGTGACCGAGACAGGCATTGAACTGTTTACAGACCAGTACTGGACGGAGGAGCTCAAACTTTTTGCAGGCCAGCGTGTCCTGGTCAAGTATGACCCGCTGAATCTGGGTCATATCTGGGTCTACGACTCGGTGCGGCGGGGGTATCTGGAGGTGCCATACCGCGATGCCACCAAGGCCCCGAAGAGTTACTGGACGTACCTGGCTGAGCGGCGCGAACGAACACGTCAGCGCGACGAGGTCCAGTTGACACGTGTGCTCAGCCACCATAGGCAGGCAAAGGAAGTGGTTAAGGCCGCAAGTCAACACACGCGCCGTGCCAAAAGGCAACAAGGTCACGTCCGTTCCTTCGATCTGGTGTCTCATGCCCAAGGTGCCCCTGCGCCCACCCCTCAGGCTGAGTTGAACTGGCCCAGTGCAGAGACGCCCCTTGAGCCCTGGCCGATTTCATGA